CTGAGTGTCACGGTAATTTGTCCACCCCGAATGTCGTGTACTTGAATTTGTTCCAGCCGAAAACGGGGTTCCCAGCGGTCTAATGCCTCGGCAGTTGCAGCATAAATGTCAGTAATGGTTTCGGGATTAATCGGTGCATCAATCAGTTCAAATAACCGGCTCCCGTAGTCGCGGCGCATGACTCGACTGCCGATGGGTGTAGTTAAAATATCCTGTATCGACTGTT
This DNA window, taken from Spartinivicinus poritis, encodes the following:
- a CDS encoding GPW/gp25 family protein: MHGIDRVTGKRLKGHAHLKQSIQDILTTPIGSRVMRRDYGSRLFELIDAPINPETITDIYAATAEALDRWEPRFRLEQIQVHDIRGGQITVTLSGEYRPDGQLITLEGLIL